The genomic stretch CATCTGGACGAGAAGGTCGCCGCGCTGCACCTCGGCAAGCTGGGCGCCAAACTGACCGTGCTGAACAAGGAACAGGCCGATTACATCTCCGTGCCGCAGGAAGGCCCGTTCAAGCCCGAGCACTATCGCTACTAAGACCCAAGTCCCGGAGCCGGTCTCGTGAGCCGGGCGTCCTTCGACGTCCTGGTGATCGGGGCCGGCGCCGCCGGCATGATGTGCGCCGCCGAGGCCGGGCGGCGCGGCCGTCGGGTGCTGGTCGTCGATCATGCGGCCAATCCCGGCGAGAAGATCCGCATCTCCGGCGGCGGCCGGTGCAATTTCACCAATCTGGGCTGCGGGCCGGCGAACTTCCTGGGTGAGAACCCGAGGTTCGCCACCTCGGCCCTGCGCCGATTCACCCAGCACGACTTCATCAAGCGCGTGGACCGGGCCGGGATCGCCTGGCACGAAAAGACGCTGGGTCAGCTATTTTGCGACGACAGCGCCAAACAGATCGTCCGCATGCTGACCGACGACATGGCGGCGGCGGGCGTGACCCTGAAGATGAAGACCGGCGTCGAGCGCCTGGCGAAAGCGGGCGAGGCCTGGACCATCGACCTGTCGGACGGAACCCAGGTCACGGCGGCGGCCCTGGTCGTCGCGACCGGCGGCAAGTCGATCCCCAAGATGGGCGCGACCGGCTGGGCCTATGAGGTCGCACGCCAGTTCGACATTCGCGTCACCGACACCCGCCCCGCCCTGGTCCCCCTGACCTTCGAGGCCGGCCTGTTGGAGACCCTGACGCCGCTGGCCGGCGTGGCGGTGGACGCACGGGTCGCCTCGGCGCCCGACACGAAGGCGCGCAAGGCGGCCTTTAACGAGGCCATGCTGTTCACCCACCGCGGCCTCAGCGGCCCGGCCATATTGCAGATCAGCTCCTACTGGCGCGAGGGCGAGGCCATCGTCGCGTCCATGGCTCCCGGCCGCGACGTCTTCAACGAACTGAAGGCGGCCAAGACCGCAAACGGGCGTCAGGCCGTGCACACGGCTCTGGGCCATATCCTGCCGCGACGGCTGGCGGAAAGCCTGTGCGCGCGCGAGGGCGCGGCGGGCAATCTGGCCGACCTTTCGGACGCCACGCTGCGGCGGCTGGACCAGGCGGTCAACGCTTGGAGCGTGAAGCCGGTCGGGTCTGAAGGCTATCGCACCGCCGAAGTGACCCTGGGCGGGATCGACACCGCCGCCCTGGACCAGCAGACCCTGGCCGCCAAGGCGGTTCCGGGCCTGTATTTCATCGGCGAGGCGGTCGATGTGACCGGCTGGCTGGGCGGCTATAATTTCCAGTGGGCCTGGTCGTCGGGCTGGGCCGCTGGGCAGGTCTGTTAG from Brevundimonas sp. SL130 encodes the following:
- a CDS encoding NAD(P)/FAD-dependent oxidoreductase, which codes for MSRASFDVLVIGAGAAGMMCAAEAGRRGRRVLVVDHAANPGEKIRISGGGRCNFTNLGCGPANFLGENPRFATSALRRFTQHDFIKRVDRAGIAWHEKTLGQLFCDDSAKQIVRMLTDDMAAAGVTLKMKTGVERLAKAGEAWTIDLSDGTQVTAAALVVATGGKSIPKMGATGWAYEVARQFDIRVTDTRPALVPLTFEAGLLETLTPLAGVAVDARVASAPDTKARKAAFNEAMLFTHRGLSGPAILQISSYWREGEAIVASMAPGRDVFNELKAAKTANGRQAVHTALGHILPRRLAESLCAREGAAGNLADLSDATLRRLDQAVNAWSVKPVGSEGYRTAEVTLGGIDTAALDQQTLAAKAVPGLYFIGEAVDVTGWLGGYNFQWAWSSGWAAGQVC